Proteins encoded in a region of the Agromyces protaetiae genome:
- a CDS encoding sugar ABC transporter ATP-binding protein, which produces MSSIATGTAAAHRPGARAATADTIAAIGVAKRYGSTRALHGVDLAVARGEILGLVGHNGAGKSTLMRLLAGREQPDEGAIVWRGESRPWTASAAAEAGVRMVYQELALCADLTVAENAALSDPRRARFGWRGRAERRVGDVLDEVFPGHGISVLRRAGELPMAERQMVEIARALCTDRLGLLILDEPTESLGVDAAGQLYAHLRTLVADGVSVLLISHRMHEVRAHSDRIAVMKDGTVVGVYAAQEATEDGLLAAMGGEVRADASALERAEELVEDAAGETSAPDEAAEGALVAELRSGDGHTVRVHAGEVVGLAGLAGQGQERVLGRLWRGGRGATVPKRRAYVPGDRQTSGILPLWSVAENLTVSALRQISKLGVVDGRAKRDLAGRWIDALRVRGSASTPITALSGGNQQKVLVARAFATDARLVLLDDPFRGVDVATKNELYALMRAEARAGRAIVWYSTENGEMAHCDRVYVYRAGRVVSELAGETNTEERIIADSFDDATGGTR; this is translated from the coding sequence ATGTCCTCCATCGCGACCGGAACCGCAGCGGCGCACCGCCCAGGCGCGCGAGCGGCCACCGCCGACACGATCGCCGCGATCGGCGTCGCGAAGCGCTACGGCAGCACGAGGGCGCTGCACGGCGTCGACCTCGCCGTCGCGCGCGGTGAGATCCTCGGGCTCGTCGGTCACAACGGCGCCGGCAAGAGCACCCTCATGCGGCTGCTCGCCGGCCGCGAGCAGCCCGACGAGGGCGCGATCGTCTGGCGGGGCGAGTCCCGGCCGTGGACCGCGTCGGCCGCCGCCGAGGCGGGTGTGCGCATGGTCTACCAGGAGCTCGCGCTCTGCGCCGACCTGACCGTCGCCGAGAACGCGGCGCTCTCCGACCCGCGCCGCGCCCGCTTCGGCTGGCGCGGCCGGGCAGAGCGCCGGGTCGGCGACGTGCTCGACGAAGTGTTCCCCGGCCACGGGATCAGCGTGCTGAGACGGGCCGGCGAACTGCCGATGGCCGAGCGGCAGATGGTCGAGATCGCCCGGGCGCTCTGCACCGACCGGCTCGGCCTGCTCATCCTCGACGAGCCGACCGAGTCGCTCGGCGTCGACGCCGCGGGTCAGCTCTACGCGCACCTGCGCACCCTCGTCGCGGACGGCGTGAGCGTGCTGCTCATCTCGCACCGCATGCACGAGGTGCGCGCGCACAGCGACCGCATCGCGGTCATGAAGGACGGCACGGTCGTCGGCGTCTACGCCGCGCAGGAGGCCACCGAGGACGGCCTCCTCGCCGCCATGGGCGGCGAGGTGCGAGCGGATGCCTCGGCCCTCGAGCGTGCCGAGGAGCTCGTCGAGGATGCCGCGGGAGAGACATCCGCACCGGACGAAGCTGCCGAGGGTGCGCTGGTCGCCGAGCTGCGCTCGGGTGACGGCCACACCGTCCGCGTTCACGCGGGCGAGGTCGTCGGTCTCGCCGGCCTCGCCGGGCAGGGGCAGGAGCGCGTGCTCGGCCGGCTCTGGCGCGGCGGCCGCGGCGCGACCGTGCCGAAGCGCCGGGCCTACGTGCCCGGCGACCGGCAGACCTCCGGCATCCTGCCGCTCTGGAGCGTCGCCGAGAATCTCACCGTCTCCGCGCTCCGGCAGATCTCCAAGCTCGGCGTGGTCGACGGCCGCGCGAAGCGCGACCTCGCGGGTCGCTGGATCGACGCGCTCCGCGTGCGCGGCTCCGCATCGACCCCGATCACCGCCCTCTCCGGCGGCAACCAGCAGAAGGTGCTCGTCGCCCGCGCCTTCGCGACCGACGCCCGGCTGGTGCTCCTCGACGATCCGTTCCGCGGCGTGGACGTGGCCACCAAGAACGAGCTGTACGCGCTCATGAGGGCGGAGGCCCGCGCCGGGCGCGCCATCGTCTGGTACTCGACCGAGAACGGCGAGATGGCGCACTGCGACCGGGTCTACGTGTATCGCGCCGGCCGCGTGGTCTCCGAGCTCGCGGGCGAGACGAACA
- a CDS encoding substrate-binding domain-containing protein, with the protein MSFGTLRRSAVALAAAAALMLTGCAGGDAEAGEGSSDGEGISIALSNGFVNGWRLTLIDKFEAEAEKLKGEGIVSEFSTVNAPGENSATEQASQIRSLMLQSPDVLMVIPASSTALVPAVEEACAAGIEVIVLDADMDAECATIVRNAYDQWGEVSIQPALDAIGGAGNIVINRGVIGSQPEEEFHARQLEILEEYPDVTVAAEVNGYCDSSTAQKEIVSVLGSLPEIAAVPGCIGGMGVIQAFESAGRPLPVVVFDTDGKSLAFWKERGIDNGSFAALTDPGQAVAAIYVALAKLAGDEVPNEVVLPLLQIGQEDLDTWVSQLDADEYAAYPWDEASVKAAIEANLAGDPVEAPAIK; encoded by the coding sequence ATGTCGTTTGGAACCCTGCGGCGCAGCGCCGTCGCACTCGCGGCCGCAGCCGCGCTCATGCTCACCGGCTGTGCCGGCGGCGACGCCGAAGCCGGCGAAGGCTCGTCCGATGGCGAGGGCATCTCGATCGCCCTGTCGAACGGCTTCGTCAACGGCTGGCGTCTGACCCTCATCGACAAGTTCGAGGCCGAGGCCGAGAAGCTCAAGGGCGAAGGCATCGTGTCCGAGTTCTCGACGGTCAACGCGCCCGGTGAGAACAGCGCCACCGAGCAGGCCTCGCAGATCCGCAGCCTCATGCTGCAGTCGCCCGACGTACTCATGGTCATCCCGGCATCCTCGACCGCGCTCGTGCCGGCCGTCGAAGAGGCCTGCGCCGCAGGCATCGAGGTCATCGTGCTCGACGCCGACATGGACGCCGAATGCGCGACCATCGTGCGCAACGCGTACGACCAGTGGGGCGAGGTCTCCATCCAGCCCGCGCTCGACGCCATCGGCGGCGCCGGCAACATCGTCATCAACCGCGGCGTCATCGGCTCGCAGCCCGAGGAGGAGTTCCACGCTCGCCAGCTCGAGATCCTCGAGGAGTACCCCGACGTCACCGTCGCGGCCGAGGTCAACGGCTACTGCGACTCCTCGACCGCGCAGAAGGAGATCGTCTCGGTGCTCGGGTCGCTGCCCGAGATCGCGGCGGTGCCCGGCTGCATCGGCGGCATGGGTGTCATCCAGGCCTTCGAGTCGGCCGGTCGCCCGCTGCCCGTGGTCGTCTTCGACACCGACGGCAAGTCTCTGGCGTTCTGGAAGGAGCGGGGCATCGACAACGGCTCGTTCGCCGCGCTGACCGACCCGGGCCAGGCCGTCGCCGCCATCTACGTCGCGCTCGCCAAGCTCGCGGGCGACGAGGTGCCCAACGAGGTCGTGCTGCCGCTGCTGCAGATCGGCCAGGAGGACCTCGACACCTGGGTGAGCCAGCTCGATGCCGACGAGTACGCCGCGTACCCGTGGGACGAGGCGTCGGTGAAGGCCGCCATCGAGGCGAACCTCGCGGGAGACCCCGTCGAGGCGCCCGCCATCAAGTAA
- a CDS encoding GntR family transcriptional regulator — MAQHSSLRGDRLDRGAETPLWQQLVAVLRDAIRHNELAPDQALPSEAELIDRFGVSRTVVREALAELVREGLIYKIRAKGSFVSPTKPALRFIGSTLGSAADLRATGRTVTTHVLSIEEGAATDDEAEALHLDAGTEVTRLRRLRSVDGLPWLLVDTALPKTLFPGVAKANLENRSLYEHLRRHYGVTPKGADRWLEAVIPSAQDAELLQLNAGEPALAIESITWRDDGTPFEYYRGLHRSGEPRFHVGIR, encoded by the coding sequence ATGGCTCAGCACAGCTCGCTCCGCGGGGACCGGCTCGATCGCGGCGCAGAGACGCCGCTCTGGCAGCAGCTCGTCGCCGTGCTGCGCGACGCCATCCGGCACAATGAGCTCGCCCCCGATCAGGCCCTGCCGTCGGAGGCCGAGCTCATCGACCGCTTCGGCGTCTCACGGACCGTCGTACGCGAGGCGCTCGCGGAGCTCGTGCGCGAGGGACTCATCTACAAGATCCGCGCGAAGGGCTCCTTCGTCTCACCGACGAAGCCCGCACTGCGCTTCATCGGCAGCACCCTCGGGTCCGCCGCCGACCTGCGCGCCACCGGCCGCACCGTGACCACCCACGTGTTGTCGATCGAGGAGGGCGCCGCCACCGACGACGAGGCCGAGGCGCTGCACCTCGATGCCGGCACCGAGGTCACCCGGCTACGCCGGCTCAGATCGGTCGACGGCCTGCCATGGCTGCTCGTGGACACCGCCCTGCCCAAAACGCTCTTTCCCGGGGTCGCGAAGGCGAACCTCGAGAACCGCTCGCTGTACGAGCACCTGCGGCGCCACTACGGGGTCACCCCGAAGGGCGCCGACCGCTGGCTCGAGGCGGTCATCCCGTCCGCCCAGGACGCGGAGCTGCTGCAGCTGAACGCCGGCGAGCCGGCGCTCGCGATCGAGTCGATCACGTGGCGCGACGACGGCACGCCGTTCGAGTACTACCGCGGGCTGCACCGCAGCGGCGAGCCGCGGTTCCACGTCGGCATCCGCTGA